From a single Marinobacter sp. THAF197a genomic region:
- a CDS encoding class I SAM-dependent rRNA methyltransferase, translated as MDFPILYLRKGAERRLRAGHLWVYSNEVDTQRSPLPGFEPGAQVQVRASNDKPMGVAFVNPHALICGRLISRDADHGMTPKRLTDRMEAALSLRERLFDKPFYRWVFGDSDGLSGLVVDRFGDVVVVQISTAGMEQMKDAIVRAVQRLAHSRVIVLKNDGKMRKVEGLDTYVEFAHGPEADTVLVEENGARFEVPLAGGQKTGWFYDHRMNRQRLQAYAPGKKVLDVFSYVGGWGIQAACAGASQVTCVDASSSAVDAVHHNAKLNGLENVDTIEGDAFDALKALADEKEKFDIVVLDPPALIPRRRDQKAGEQAYARLNQLGLRLLERDGLLVSASCSMHLSQEKLIDIIRGSGRKIDRFVQLLEQGHQAPDHPIVPGIPETDYIKSCFVRSLTGFF; from the coding sequence ATGGATTTCCCGATTCTCTACCTGCGCAAGGGCGCAGAACGCCGTCTCCGTGCCGGCCACTTGTGGGTTTACAGCAATGAGGTGGATACCCAGCGTAGCCCGCTGCCAGGGTTTGAGCCCGGCGCGCAGGTGCAGGTGCGTGCCTCGAACGACAAGCCGATGGGGGTGGCGTTTGTGAACCCTCACGCATTGATTTGCGGCCGGCTGATCAGTCGGGATGCGGACCATGGCATGACGCCTAAGCGGTTGACGGATCGGATGGAGGCGGCGCTGAGTCTTCGGGAGCGTTTGTTTGATAAGCCTTTTTACCGTTGGGTGTTTGGTGACAGTGATGGTTTGTCTGGCCTGGTGGTGGACCGGTTTGGTGATGTCGTGGTGGTGCAGATTTCCACTGCGGGCATGGAGCAGATGAAGGATGCCATTGTGCGTGCCGTTCAGCGGTTGGCTCATTCCCGGGTTATTGTGCTGAAGAACGACGGCAAGATGCGCAAGGTTGAGGGGCTGGACACCTATGTGGAGTTTGCCCATGGGCCGGAAGCGGACACGGTGCTGGTGGAGGAGAACGGTGCTCGCTTTGAGGTGCCGCTGGCCGGTGGTCAGAAGACCGGCTGGTTCTATGATCACCGTATGAATCGGCAACGCCTGCAGGCCTATGCGCCCGGGAAGAAAGTGCTGGATGTGTTCAGTTACGTCGGCGGTTGGGGGATTCAGGCCGCTTGTGCCGGGGCATCCCAGGTGACCTGTGTGGACGCGTCCTCATCGGCGGTGGATGCGGTACATCACAATGCCAAGCTGAACGGGCTGGAGAATGTGGACACAATTGAGGGCGATGCCTTTGATGCCCTGAAAGCCTTGGCGGATGAGAAAGAGAAGTTCGACATTGTGGTACTGGACCCGCCCGCACTGATTCCGCGCCGCCGTGACCAGAAGGCCGGGGAGCAGGCCTATGCCCGGCTGAATCAATTGGGGCTCAGGCTGCTGGAGCGTGATGGATTGCTGGTGTCAGCATCTTGCTCCATGCATCTGTCCCAGGAAAAGCTGATCGACATTATTCGTGGCAGCGGCCGCAAGATTGATCGGTTTGTGCAGCTACTGGAGCAGGGGCACCAGGCGCCGGATCATCCGATTGTGCCGGGGATTCCGGAGACGGACTATATCAAGTCCTGCTTTGTACGGTCGCTGACCGGGTTTTTCTAG